One part of the Streptomyces lienomycini genome encodes these proteins:
- a CDS encoding DUF742 domain-containing protein gives MAAAGDGPWLDDAAGRLVRPFTVSNGRTRPTVSLDLMSQVMATGATPLGYLGPEHAQVLDLCRAPLPVAELAAHLRLPVAVTKVLLSDLVDCGALTTKPPAAFHHHPTDRALLEAVLDGLRRQL, from the coding sequence GTGGCCGCGGCCGGCGACGGGCCCTGGCTCGACGACGCCGCCGGACGGCTGGTGCGCCCCTTCACCGTCAGCAACGGCCGTACCCGGCCCACCGTCTCGCTCGACCTGATGTCCCAGGTCATGGCCACCGGGGCGACCCCCCTCGGCTACCTCGGACCCGAACACGCGCAGGTACTCGACCTGTGCCGGGCGCCCCTCCCGGTCGCCGAGCTCGCCGCGCATCTGCGGCTCCCGGTGGCGGTCACCAAGGTGCTGCTCTCGGACCTCGTCGACTGCGGCGCGCTGACCACCAAACCCCCCGCCGCGTTCCACCACCACCCCACGGACCGGGCCCTTCTGGAGGCAGTGCTCGATGGACTACGACGACAGCTCTGA